One stretch of Leucoraja erinacea ecotype New England unplaced genomic scaffold, Leri_hhj_1 Leri_620S, whole genome shotgun sequence DNA includes these proteins:
- the LOC129694322 gene encoding probable G-protein coupled receptor 139, which translates to MAAADLLIAILDLILRHIPIVYWEHFLYVQSIPICNIHAVLLFAATDCSVWFTVTFTFDRFVAICCQKLKGNYCTERTAATVLGTVTVLSCVKNIFWYFMLTGRYLLMTHPWFCAVEQKFYSSEVWAAIELIHYIFTPAVPFAIIMLLNCLTVRHIVAASRARRRLRGQNNVDCGQRPRDPEMESRRKSIILLLVISGNFIALWSLYVVYALCNRVVLLGYKSADVNIFVEQIGFMLQLLSCCTNTGIYAVTQTKFREEVRKAAARPFSVLARCVK; encoded by the coding sequence ATGGCGGCAGCGGATCTGCTGATTGCCATCCTGGACCTGATACTGAGACACATCCCCATTGTCTATTGGGAGCATTTCCTCTACGTTCAGTCGATCCCCATCTGCAACATCCACGCCGTCCTGCTCTTCGCCGCCACAGACTGTTCTGTTTGGTttaccgtcactttcaccttcgACCGCTtcgtcgccatttgttgccagaagctcaAAGGCAACTATTGCACCGAGAGAACGGCGGCGACTGTTCTCGGGACGGTTACTGTGCTGAGCTGTGTGAAGAACATTTTCTGGTACTTTATGTTGACTGGTCGATATTTGCTGATGACCCATCCTTGGTTTTGTGCTGTGGAGCAAAAGTTTTATTCCTCAGAGGTCTGGGCAGCAATTGAGCTTATTCATTATATATTCACGCCGGCAGTCCCATTCGCCATTATCATGTTGCTCAACTGTTTAACCGTTCGGCACATCGTGGCTGCGAGCAGAGCCCGCAGGAGACTCCGGGGTCAAAATAATGTGGACTGCGGTCAGCGTCCCagggacccggagatggagagccgaAGGAAATCCATCATTTTGCTCCTCGTCATTTCCGGCAATTTTATAGCCCTGTGGTCATTGTACGTCGTGTACGCTCTCTGCAATCGAGTGGTGTTGCTGGGCTACAAGTCTGCGGACGTCAACATTTTTGTGGAGCAGATTGGATTCATGCTGCAGCTTCTTAGCTGCTGCACCAACACCGGCATTTATGCCGTGACTCAAACTAAGTTCAGAGAGGAAGTACGGAAAGCGGCTGCACGACCCTTCTCTGTACTTGCGCGATGCGTTAAATAA